The Artemia franciscana chromosome 11, ASM3288406v1, whole genome shotgun sequence genome has a segment encoding these proteins:
- the LOC136032797 gene encoding mesoderm induction early response protein 1-like yields MKIYGYNKEEEPSLDTDNEPSSSQDVTNADSLLTDPIEEPESELTELYEEEKKEANTRFLRSGLRQPSDEEQEEGQDLVPDDEWRKTIMIGSDYQASVPLGLSPYGDALPYENEDKLVWVPKMKDEEVIEYLRKVQKIVRESQGLMLPEGAHIKDDEPALHLLHQCGYNVEEALRRKKMNAVPTADTMSLWSEEECRNFELGLRIYGKDFHVIQKHKVRTRSVGELIQFYYLWKKTERHDIFASKARLEKKKYALHPGTTDYMDKFLDEQEMTTSVPASRDRSTSPAYSLLASDKRRSQLGDSYQNNNQ; encoded by the coding sequence atgaaaatatacgGCTATAATAAGGAAGAAGAACCTTCTTTAGATACTGATAATGAACCGTCCAGCAGTCAGGATGTCACAAATGCTGACTCACTTTTGACTGATCCAATTGAAGAACCTGAATCAGAATTAACTGAGCTTtatgaagaagagaaaaaagaagccaaTACACGTTTTTTAAGATCGGGTCTAAGACAGCCCAGTGACGAAGAACAAGAAGAGGGACAAGACTTGGTTCCAGATGATGAGTGGAGGAAAACAATTATGATTGGGTCAGATTACCAAGCTAGTGTACCTTTGGGTTTAAGCCCTTATGGTGATGCACTGCCTTACGAAAATGAAGATAAACTAGTTTGGGTCCCAAAAATGAAAGACGAAGAAGTGATCGAATATCTTCGGAAAGTGCAGAAGATTGTACGAGAGTCTCAAGGTTTAATGCTTCCAGAAGGCGCACATATTAAAGATGATGAACCTGCATTGCATCTTTTACACCAATGTGGGTATAACGTTGAAGAGGCTTTGAGGAGGAAGAAGATGAATGCTGTCCCAACTGCAGACACCATGAGTCTCTGGTCAGAGGAAGAGTGTCGAAACTTTGAGCTTGGTTTAAGAATATATGGGAAGGATTTCCATGTTATTCAAAAGCACAAAGTGAGGACACGATCTGTCGGCGAGCTTATACAGTTTTATTACCtatggaaaaaaacagaaaggcATGATATTTTTGCCAGTAAAGCAagactagaaaagaaaaaatatgcatTACATCCCGGTACAACAGATTATATGGATAAGTTCCTTGACGAACAAGAGATGACTACAAGTGTGCCTGCATCTAGGGACCGAAGCACCTCTCCTGCCTATTCACTCCTAGCCTCAGATAAGAGGCGGAGTCAACTTGGTGATTCTTACCAAAACAATAACCAGTAG